CTCGTGCGTTGTAATTTTCGTATCCAGAATCCAGATCTCTTCCATAAAaatgattcttcttcttataaagtTATTTGTGCTGGGCTTTATTCATACGCTCCTCCTGTCTCTCTCCGTTGCCATTTCTCCAATCCCCCTCGCATTCCCCTTCTCTGCTTTCTGCGACGACCCCCTCCCTTCCTCGTTGAAGTTTTTATCGGTTCAGAGAATTTGTGTTTGTTTTCGTTTCAATGAATGTGTGAGTTTGACAAATTGAAAGTCGTACCTAGAGGGGCTAGAGGTCGGCGATGATTATTAATGGTGGCGTTGCTTTGCATGGAAATCGAGGTATCATATTTGAAACCTTCACGTTTCGCTATTTGATTACTGTTTGATTCCTGGGTTTTCGGTTCTCTCCCATTTTGCATTTGGGTAGGTGGGGTTTCTCCATTGGTgctttaaaatttgaaaatggaaTTGGGGTTGGTAACTCGTACCTACCCATTGTCTTCTGAAACTGCTGTATCCATTTCTTTCAGCTTAATCCTGTGGATTCCGCTTGGCTGGGTTATCAAGCGGGAGACTCGCTCCGTGAATTAGGGTTCTGCACCTCTGGACCGTTTGTGTAGTATATTTAAACGGTTTTTGCTTTTGCTTCCTTATCGAAGCTGGGGTAGCAAGAAGTGGTGGTTTTGAATGTGGAATTTTGCTCTTAAGTTCATTAAAAGACATGCCGAGTGATGATGAAGAGACGGAAgacattttctttgattcagTGGATTGTATTCGACCTTGTGATTCTGCACTTTCGGACGATTCTGTGAGTTTAAGTTCAGAGTTGGCTTTTGGCAAATCAGACTACGAAATTTGGAGGAACGAGCCAAGGAGCATTCGTGAACGCCGGGAAAGATTTCTTGGCAGCATTGGTTTCAATGAATTTGCTCCCACTAGAAGGGGTTGTTCTCAGGAGATTGACGAGGATACTTCTTGTTGTAGTTCACCAGAGATTGCAGAGTTGGCAAGGATTACAGAATGCAGTGGGGCTGTCTCAAGGTTGTGGGCTTCATGTGGTGATGGTCAGGTGGAAGATTTGGTCTGTGATGGAAGGGGGGAGACTGATGCTGGAACCGAGCCCATGGATCATGAGTTGGATTCCTCAACGCCAAAGAAAGATGTATCATGTAGAGAAAAAAACGATGGGCAGCTGGATGTAAATGTGAATAAAATGAGGACCTTATGGGAAAGCATcacaaagaagagagaagaaggagaggcaATGGGTAAAGCTGATCATTCTGTATCAAGCCCGAGAGCCTTGTGGAGAAGCCtcataaagaagagagaaggaggaggagaggcAATGGGCAAAGCTGATGATTCTGTGTCAAGCCCGAGAGCCTTGTGGAGAAGCCTCacaaagaaaggaggagaggCAAGGAGCAAAGCTGATGATTCTGAATCAAGCCCAAGAACAGCCAAGACAAATAGATTGCATGTGCGGCACAACAGGAAGAGGTTCATGGAGTTTACTGGGCTTTACATGGGACAAGAAATTCAAGCTCACAGGGGCTTCATCTGGACGATGAAATTCAGTCCAGATGGCTGCTACTTGGCAAGTGGTGGTGAAGATGGGGTTGTTCGCATTTGGCGTGTCACATCTACAGATGCTTCTTACAAATATGTTACTGATGAAGGGTCTTCCAAATTTCTTAACAAAGTGAATGGGGGAAAGCTTATCATGGGAAGAAAAAATTTAAACCTCGCTTCTATTGTCATTCCCAAGAAGGTCTTCAAGGTTGAAGAGTCACCAGTTCAAGAGTTTCATGGCCATGTTGGTCATGTGCTAGATCTATCTTGGTCCAAATCTAATGTAAGTAGTCTACTCAGCCAAAATTCTGCCTACTGCTAATTTATATCTTGTTTTCTTATCTGCTTCTCTGTTTcactctaggttatccaaataCTTGTCCCGTAATCTGCCATGAGCTAAATTATATGTTCTGTTGTAGTTTCTATTGTCATCATCCGAAGACAAAACTGTTCGGCTATGGAAAGTGGGTTCTGATGAATGTCTCAATGTTTTCCACCACAACAATTATGGTAAGTATGTGCAGATTCAAAATGTTTTGCTTTGTAGATGAAGCTTCTATTTTTAAAACTAATTGTGTTCATTCTCTCTTTGCATGGTACAGTGACCTGCATTCAATTCAATCCTGTTGATGAGGGATACTTTATCAGTGGATCAATAGATGGTAAACTTCGACTTTGGGGAGTCTCAGAGGGACGAGTAGTTCATTGGGCTGATGCACGGGATATTATAACTGCCATATGTTATCAACCTGATGGACAGGTTTCCTTCTCACTCTATTTGGTCTCACCATGAACTGTTCTCTATGGTTTTATTAAGATTTTAATCTTGCAAACTCACTTACCtaggataattttttttccccaaacaGGGATGCATTGTTGGTTCCATTACAGGCAGTTGCCGCTTCTATGATGCATCAGGTATAGAGTTATGCCATGTTGGAGACCCAAAATTTTGTATTACTCGTCATCAAACTTTAATTATCATTCATTGCCCTCAAAAGGCTTACTAAATTATTTATGTTGTTCTTTAGGCAATCATCTCCAGCTGGATGCACAAATTTGTATtcagggaagaaaaaaaagctttgGGAACAGGATAACTGGCATTGAGGTGAATAAATTTCAATATCTTGCTtgtgtattttattttcttttggttatGTCAACCATTAAGTGTCATTTTCAGTCCTGTTCTGATTCTCATCATTCCTTTTCTCAACAGTTTTCCACGGATGATTTCCATAGGGTTATGATAACATCAGCTGACTCAAAAGTTCGCATTTTACATGGGGTTGAAGTTATTCATAAACACATGGGTATAGCAACGTACTTAACCATTTATTTCCTCTTTTTAGTTTCAGAGCTGGCAATGTTGTTTTCCAATCCAGTGAGGATGCTTTCCAAATTCCTGTAGATCACTGAAGATATATATGTCTGATGCTTACCCCCAAACTGAATACTTAAGTTGCACCATAAATCAGGAATAATAACAGGTTTCCTTGAAGATGCTTCTTAGAACTGATAAGAGTGAAACCCCCCAGGCTCCAGCACCGTCGTGTTCATCTCAATGTAAATAATCATAGTTTAGAACACAAGGTATTGCTTTTCTGGATGTTACTTGTTAGCGGCCAGAGGCTCCTATGGACTACTCAGATACCACTCCTGTATTGAACACTTTGTTGTGGGGTACTTCCTCTCATTTGCAAATCCAGTTGCCTTAGAAAATGTCACAGATATTATAGAGGTTTTCTGAGTCTCAGAAGCCTGATTCCTATTGTAAACCAGCTCCTTTTCTTAGTGTAATAGTGTAAAAGATCTTTTAGTCAGGTATTATTACAACTAATATCCCACCCTTGTTTTGGCAATTGGAACCTTTattgatttgggttttctttcctGACTAGTGGCTACTTCCTTTTCCCCCCAAATCTCTTGATGTAAGGATGTGTACATTTAAATGCACGTCTTTAACCTCAGGGTGATGAGTTTTGATTCTTGAATATTTGGTCGTTGTTTTGTTAATGTGAAACATCGTCCTTATTTGTCTACAATATTGTTTTGAGCAGGCCTCTGTATGTCTGGGAGCCAGATGTCTGCATCGTTCACTTCAAATGACAGGCATATCATCTCAGTAGGCGAAGATTCTCGTGTTTATATCTGGAACTATGGTGGCTCTTCTGTTCCTTCATCCAGGCAGCCAGAGTCTGTGCGTTCGTGCGAAAACTTTTTTGTGGAAGGAGTATCTGTAGCAATACCATGGTCTGGTGGGGAAACTGAGCACATAGAGTTAGCTTGTTGCAGTCCCCATTGTTCCTTGAAAACACAAGAACACGGGTTAGCTTGTTGCAGCCCCCATTGTTCCTTGAAAACACAAGAACACGAGTTAGCTTGTTGCTGCCCCCATTGTTCCTTGGACTCTGCCTCACGGCGTATGGATTCTGAGCGGTTTTCTCTTGGCAGTTGTTTCTCCATGGATGGTTCATCAAGGACTTCTGCAACATGGCCTGAGGAGAAACTTCCCTTGTGGGCTGTACCAGTCACAGACCATGACCATCCTCATCCCCACCACTATTACAGTAATCATACAGCTCTGTCAGCTACATGGGGTCAGGTGATTGTTACAGCAGGTTGGGATGGAGTTATAAGGACTTTCCATAACTACGGATTGCCAGTCATGCTATGAGAGAATATTTATCAATTATCACCAAAACCAGTGTAAAATCATGGGGTAGGCTCTTTAGCCTGGCTATTTTATTCGGGCAACTAGGCTTAAATGTTCCCTAGCTTTGTGCAGTGGGTTCTGCAAAATTATCTCTTTTGCAGATATTTGTGTATAGAGAGTAAAAGTGATTTATTTCATACAAAAGAATATGAAAATTACAGGCTTAAATGTTCCCTAgctctttgtgtgtgtgtgtgtgttttttttttctgtttaaaaaaataaataaaaaaataaaaaaaactaagggcgcttgttctctgtctgggagcaGGGTTTGGGTCATGGGGGGCTGGTCATTTTACCCATTCCCCATGTGTCCGCTGGGTGTACCCTACGTCCCCCatgcagagaactttatcccttgAACTAaataataaatggtttggttttgttttgaagATTTGAACTGATACTTCGTCTTTCCTAAACCAATAAAAACTGTTTAAAACCAATTAAGTAGAATAATCATATTAACAGCCGGTTGGTTCCTTGATCCAAAATTAGGATTACATAAAAACCTTGGGGAAATATCATCCTCCTTCCCTCTAAGTATCTATattccataatatcaaaccctactcctaagttttgaataatgataatgccttctcctacttttgaaagattctatcaaccgtaccctaaatGGCTAACGGTGTTAAAACAGCAAAGACGATATTGAACCATTAAGTTGGTgaaacctttttccctttttaagttACTAATGATGTTGTTCTACTAATGACAAATTTTGGTGTAATGACGCTAATCAGCTGttagaaaaataatttaaatgatttttatttcctt
The sequence above is a segment of the Telopea speciosissima isolate NSW1024214 ecotype Mountain lineage chromosome 7, Tspe_v1, whole genome shotgun sequence genome. Coding sequences within it:
- the LOC122669917 gene encoding uncharacterized WD repeat-containing protein all2124-like produces the protein MPSDDEETEDIFFDSVDCIRPCDSALSDDSVSLSSELAFGKSDYEIWRNEPRSIRERRERFLGSIGFNEFAPTRRGCSQEIDEDTSCCSSPEIAELARITECSGAVSRLWASCGDGQVEDLVCDGRGETDAGTEPMDHELDSSTPKKDVSCREKNDGQLDVNVNKMRTLWESITKKREEGEAMGKADHSVSSPRALWRSLIKKREGGGEAMGKADDSVSSPRALWRSLTKKGGEARSKADDSESSPRTAKTNRLHVRHNRKRFMEFTGLYMGQEIQAHRGFIWTMKFSPDGCYLASGGEDGVVRIWRVTSTDASYKYVTDEGSSKFLNKVNGGKLIMGRKNLNLASIVIPKKVFKVEESPVQEFHGHVGHVLDLSWSKSNFLLSSSEDKTVRLWKVGSDECLNVFHHNNYVTCIQFNPVDEGYFISGSIDGKLRLWGVSEGRVVHWADARDIITAICYQPDGQGCIVGSITGSCRFYDASGNHLQLDAQICIQGRKKSFGNRITGIEFSTDDFHRVMITSADSKVRILHGVEVIHKHMGLCMSGSQMSASFTSNDRHIISVGEDSRVYIWNYGGSSVPSSRQPESVRSCENFFVEGVSVAIPWSGGETEHIELACCSPHCSLKTQEHLDSASRRMDSERFSLGSCFSMDGSSRTSATWPEEKLPLWAVPVTDHDHPHPHHYYSNHTALSATWGQVIVTAGWDGVIRTFHNYGLPVML